tacagctactgtaaagaacaatatggaggttctcaaaaagtcaaaaatcaaGCTACCCTAtagcccagcaattgcactagtagagGTACTACTAGCAACATAGATTTGAAGGGGTATATGCCCCCcgatgtttattgcagcattatcaacaatagcaaaCTGTggagaacccaaatgtccatccacaaagaagatgtggtacatgcaatggaatattactcagtcatcaaaaagaatgaaatcttgcatttgcaatgacctgggtggaactagagggtgtcatgctgagtgaaataagtcagtcagagaaaggcaaatatcatatgatatcaTGCATAGGTggaatttatgaaagaaaacagatgaacatacattatggaagggggaaaagggagaaaggaaacaaaccataaaggactcttttttttttttttttaagattttatttatttatttgacagagagaaatcacaagtaaacggagaggcaggcagagagagagagagggaagcaggctctccactgagcagagagcccgatgcgggactccatcccaggaccctgagatcatgacctgagccgaaggcagcggcttaacccactgagccacccaggcgcccccataaaggACTCTTAATGGCAGAGAAAAAACAGGGTTGCTAGAGGGAGGTCAGTgcaggatgggctaaatgggtgaagggcgggcgcctgggtggctcagtgggttaagccgctgccttcggctcaggtcatgatctcagggtcctgggatcgagtcccacatcgggctctctgctcagcagggagcctgcttccctctctctctctgcctgcctctccatctacttgtgatttctctctgtcaaataaataaataaaatctttaaaaaaaaaaataaataaatgggtgaagggcattaaggaaggcacgtgttgtggtgagcactgggtgttgtatgtaaatgatgaatcactaaattctgctgaAACCAGTATTGCTCTGAATgtgaactaaaatttaaattaaaaagataatttaaaaaagagtgaaaggCAAGGAAGgcatgtgttgtggtgagcactgggtgttgtatgtaaatgatgaatcactaaattctgctgaAACCAGTATTGCTCTGAATgtgaactaaaatttaaattaaaaagataatttaaaaaagagtgaaaggCAAGGAAGgcatgtgttgtggtgagcactgggtgttgtatgtaaatgatgaatcactaaattctgctgaAACCAGTATTGCTCTGAATgtgaactaaaatttaaattaaaaagataatttaaaaaagagtgaaaggcaaaaaaaaattttgactaTTCTGAGTGCTGAGTGCTCTATACTTGACTCTACTAAGTACTGTTTCTTTTAGAAGGTTCATATGTTATAAAAGTAATTTTGACCATACTTTGGGCTAGTGAGTTTTTTCTTTGAAGCTAGGAGTTTTAATGGTAAGGAAGATTACTTCCATGGTAATTAGAAGTCAGATTTCTTCTATATTTCAGAAGggccacatttatttttttagttttactgctTATCTGAAATGAGGATTGGTCAAACATATTCTgttcctattttctttatttggacaTCTCTGACTGGTGCCCTTCTGCAAAGTCATAGGGCCCTTGTTCACCTGGCAGGGCCCAGACCCCTTCAGGGGAATGGAGCTGTGTGTTCTCTTACAGGCTCAGATGAGGAGATAGGCATCCTGCCCTCTGGGCTGATGGCTAACTTGGGGGTGAGAGGGACCCAGAGGCACTTGGCCCCCAGACTCTGTGATTAGCCTTCTTCCTGCTGTGCCCTTAATGATCTTGTTTACTTACCTCTTGGTTGTAATTGGCCCTTCAGCATGCTTTAGAGTTTCCAACACTAAAGTAAGCCTTTTATGTAAAATACATCTCAGAACTTGCTGTCAGCACTGTGATGCCAGCTTTCGTGACTGCTGTTCGTCTGTCCCCGCTTTCTGACTCATGCAGCAGAGGGTCAGCCTACTTGACTGTCCACACAGATGCCAGAGCTTCCTTCTTTTGGGAAATGTGTCCCAGAACCTGCCACTGCCACCCTTGGGAAGAATCTGCAGCTGCAGAAGCTTGGCTGATGGGAAAGCAGcgttgtgttgtttgtttttcttttaggattcCATCCCTGTGTCTACCTCCCTCCTCGGAGACACTTCTGACACCACCTCCACTGGCCTTGCACAGCGCTTAGGTACGTACCAGTGGTGGGGGCTGCAGCAGCGGGATTGGGAGCTCGCTGTTCCGTGGAACCGTGAGACCAGGCCCTTCAGAAGGAAAGCATCCTCACACGGAAAGAGCAGCACAAGCTTTGATGTTGGGTCTTCTTTAAGGAGGGCTTGTCGGTGCCTGTGTCCCTGACCACTGCGTTGGCCAGCATGTTCCCGAGGGGCTCCCACGTCCTGCCTTGGCTGTAGTCCAGGCCGGCAGGTGACAAGGTGGCTTAGTTCTCTCCTGTAAGCGCATTACGTCCTCacgggaggggagagagagggatgccTGCAGTAACCCTCAGGCAGGGGCTCGGGGTCGCCTCCTGGTGATGCAGTCGAGCCTGTGGAGCGGGGTGCCAGCACggtgcggggggggggcgccGGCCTTCATTCTGTGGGTGGCCGTGCAGAGCTGGCGAGAGGGGAGGCGGGTCTGGCCTGAGTGCGGCTGAGAGGGTGATAAGAGAGGGAGGTTGAAGGCTCCACCCTCTCTCACGCCTCGGCCACATGCTTCCTGAGAATAGCTGAGTGGTTCAGGTGAGGATGGCTGGGTCCTGCTCCTGCCAGTGTGCAGGGCGCCCGGGGACATGGGACGGCGGGGCAGCATCTGTCTCCTCCTCCGTCTTTGTGTGCGCCAGTGCTCCCCGCAGGTGCCCTGGATGTGCCGGGCGCtggaggtggaggcagaggaggaTTTTTTAATCCCTCTGGTGTTGGGGAGTGGGTAGTTGAGTGGTGCCGGCCGTTCTGTCAACCTGACCCCTGCTTGGTGGGCGTTTCTATGCCAGTCACTCCGGGCAGCCCCCGTGTGACCAGCGTGACCAGTGTGGCCGCACAGTGGAGGGGGATAGGGGCGTGGTGGCCCAGGTGAGGGTGGGTCATTCTAGACCTGCCGCTCAGAGTTGCCTGCCTGCGGAGGGTGCAGACGTCGTGGGCAGCTGTAGTGTTATAGGAGCACCAGCTGTCCTGTTTCTCTAGGCTGGAGTCAGAGGAACCTGGCTGGTAACTAGTGTGCGCTCGTCAGCCAATGAGCAAGTTACTTAGGTCACCTTATTAGGAAGTCATTGCAAATTTACAGAAAATCAGCAGCAAAGGTACAGTGAATTCCTACTTAGCCTTCCCCCAGATTCCCAGGTGTTATCATTCCCTATGTTGATGTTGTTATCTGTTTTCGGGGCCCCGTGAAAGGAAGTTGAAGATGAGATGCCCCTTTGCTTCTTCGCATCCGCCAGTGTTGAAGGGCTGACATACTGTGCCACACCCTACCTGGTCAAGGGGAGGCACAGGGTGCTCATGTTTATAGACCTGGGAGACTGGGGGCATTGCCATAGGGCGGGAGACAGATTCTGCTAGAGAAGGCTGGTGGGAGCTTGTTTGCTGTGCCACAAATAAATTGTTTATGCCAATAAAGTAAGATGGGCTCACGGGTGTCCTAAAATGGAAGCCTACTAGCACTTTGTATGCACCAAACtagtttgtattgttttgttttgttctttgtattttttgggttttttgtttgtttgttttgtgcaaatgattttttttattaatatttttcttgcgTGGCTTACATCTATTGATTATAATCTGTATAAATTGAAACAGAACCTAGACAAAAAAATATGTCCTCACTAACTTATTAAACTCAGCTTTTAATGAAGGGTTGTCTCTTGCCTGTATCAGCAAAAGCTGGCAGCCCTTAGCTATTCCCCAGCAAGGACGAGCACATGGAAAAGGCTGGAAAAGTCAGTGGTGTGATGTGGCTGCTGGCAGTGCCAAAGGGACTGGGGATGGACGGGTGCTGGGTCATGAAGGAGCCGTCCAGCGCCTCCCCGTCTGTGCTGGTCCTCTCGAGCTTAGGTCAGGACCCTGCAGTTGAAAATGCATCACTTGTCTAGAGGGGTAGGGGAAGAGAGGTGTCCTGAAACAGTATCTTACATGGAGGCTGATAGGAAGTAGGAAAAGAGACCAACTGGGTTCAGAGTAACCCCAGAAGCACTGGAGGGCTTTGGTGTACATGGGGCGCCCTTACTCAGTGCGACCTGGAGGTCAGAGCTGGGTCTGCTGGGTGGACGGTGCAGGCAGGCCTGGTTTTGCTCCCTGAAAATTCTGTCTTAGCAAGAAGAGTGATTGGAATCAGAGTGGCCTCTCCCTGGGACAAGGAATTTCCTGCCACTGGATGACAGTAGACTGAGCAGGCTGTGACTTGGCTGTGCCAGTCTCCCCTCTCCAAACCTCATATGACAGGGCTGGCATGGTCATCTGATGTCTGTCGGGGGGTGGGCGTTCGCACTGGCCCTGTGTGTGTGGGGAGTCCGAGGGGGGAGGCCCCAGCACTGGCTTGGTCAGTATTGAACTGGTTTCAGGCTTCCTGCCCAACATGTGTTATGATTCTGGACATGTGACTGGGCTTGATTTTTGGAGTGGAGCAGTGCACTTCAACTATTATTGGTTCCGTGGAGAGGGGCTAACACACGTCTCCAGCATCAAATTGAAAAtcatatgtttgtgtgtgcacgcgcatagacatgtgtatatgtgttatCTAGATGTGAATGTACAGACATGTAGGATTATCTCTGGGAAAGGAGTGGAGTTGGTAGAGAGGGTGATACTGAAGGAgaactcaaatattttatttacttttatctctattttaaaaaagtaaaaacaaaaccaaacaaaaaacaaagcaagccaACTTCTTAGGTAGAACAGCTGTATTCCAGTATTCCTCAGGTCTCCTGAGGGCTTGTGCATCTCTGGCTCTGCCCGCTCCCTCTCTAGCTCAGCTGGTCTCGAGTGGGGCCCAGGAATCCGCATCTCTGGCAAGTTCCAGATGCTGTAGCTGACTGGGGCTGCACTTGCAGAACCAGTGCTGTGGACAGCGGGAGGGGGTCTGCGTGACTGTGGTCTGTGTTTGCAGCCGCTGCCGGTGAGGAGCATTAAACACCAGAACCTTCTTCTCCCCTTGTGACCCCATTCTCTTTCCCCAGGTACGGTTCCACTGTGAGGGACGTGTGACgcacacacaacctccaggcatTTCAGTCACTTTTGTGCCgatgtgttttgtctttttagcCAGGAAGACCAAGAAACAGGTGTTTGTCAGCTATAACCTTCAaaacacagacagtaacttcGCATTACTGGTAGAAAACAGGAtcaaggaagaaatggaggctttTCCGGAAAAGTTCTAGCAGAGTGGCAGAAGTGAGGATTTGTAACTTATGTACAATATACATTGAAATAAAGGGATTGAATTTCACTGTTTGTCATTAGGTTAATgtgtttacattttgtttttaagtcttaatCTAACTTTCCTTCTTCCGCTCACCAGAGTGTGGGCCAGAAAGCTGCAATCCATCagcctggggaaggagaagagcaaaatggcaggcaagtgtgtgtgtgtgtgtccgctcAGCAATAGGGAACAGGGGTTAAAATGGGATTTTGTTGGGACTGCAGAGGGCTAATCTATAGTGTAGGAAAGAGGTAAATTAGTCATGATCCTGCTGTGTACACTCCCGATTAGAGGTAAGGTACTAAGTCTTTATAAAATACGTGTCAGATTATCTTCTTCCCGTCCCTTTCCCGCTGAGCCCTTCCCTGGCGCGGCTGTTCACCACTGTTCCTGCTGTGTTCTCCCTTGggcctgggttcgagccccgctcCACACTGCTCACTGGATTTATGGACTTGGTGAAGTCTCTAccttctctgtttcctcacctgtaaattgGGAATAATCTCTGCCTTGCTGGGTTATTATTATTAGGTTGTTattgttacatatatatacatgcttCGCAGATGGAGTAAGCCGCATGGCAATCCAGTGTTAGTTATGGTATTTCTCTACTTCATTGTTATGAGTCCAAGTGCTTTAACTCCTTCTTGCTCATCTTGCTAccattgtctttcttttctccaaagtCCCAAGCACCTGCTTTGGTTACCTTAGCctttttctgcctgccacttGTAGTGGGTTCCAATCTTTAGTTCCACGCGCTACAAATTTTCTTTCACACTCCTTTCTAAAAGCCAGTATGTCATGGGTCTGGGTCTCCAAACTCGGGCTTCACGTTCGAATCCCTGGAGGTGGCCTTCACCGATTGCCCATGCCTGGCCCTTCCCCAGAGACTCAGAGGGCCTGGGGCCCAGGCTTTGGCAGATTTGAAAAGCTCCCCACATGCTGCCCAGTATAGGtgaggttgagaaccactggcaaAGAACTTTCTAATCTTCAAGGCCCATCTGGTGGTGGATTGTTTAGGGCCCTGTAACAGGATTCATGCAGGGGCATAAGTCTTGTATGGAGCCTGTGGTAGGCAGACCGGAGTGGTTACACTTTGGCCAAGACATAAGGGCACTTGAGAGGGGCAGGTCTGAGGTTCGAGATGCTTGCCTCCTTTACAGACTTCCTGTGCTGACCTCCGAGGCCGCGGCCACCACAATCATAGCTTGGAAGTACAGGGGGCATCTCTCTAAGAAGAGTAAGTAACACAAAATCAGGGCTATAGAGAGAAGAGTTTGGTATAAATACTTTATTAAAGAAATAGTGTTTTCTTGTTAAAAAATACTACATTAAAGAAGAGAGTTTTGGGTTATCAGAACTTCCTCACAGAATCACAGTGTAAGAGAGTCCTCTCTTGACCTCTCTAGGAACCATCAGGCCATGGGTTAGCAGGACATCAGTACACACGAGGCAAGAACTCTTCAGTTTGCTGATGGCCCTTGCTTCTCAGGTGGTCTGAGAACATCACTAAGGGAACAGTTTGCGTGCAATCcgacctctgcctctgcctgcctttaagATTAGGACCCCGCAAGCGAGGTGCGAGGCCGCCCACTGTCCCCTCGGGGTGAGAGCAAAGACTCGGTTTACAGAGGCGCTGAAGTAGGACAGTGAGAGCTGCATCAACAGGTGGAGTTTTTATTACTTGTAGTCAATGGTTGTGAAATGCCCTTCATTGGATACCATCAGATGAGGTAGGGAAGACATTCCAGTGGAAATTTGTTAGTGGggcaacattttttatttctgtacatttacATACAAATTTTCCCCAAAGGTACAACAGATGTGACATCATGCAGACGTTTAGCTTTGAACGACAGTTCAGAATTCAGTTTAGGCTTGTGCTATGAATGAGCACCTCCAGAGGAGCCCCGGTCGACACATACAGTAACACGGGTCTTACACAGAAACCTCAGATGTGGGGGTTGccgagaggacagagggagggaagtaTTCCCCACTACACGTAACACACTGTACTGCTTTTCCAAACACACAATACATTGAAGTGAGGTGTTCTTTAAAAGTTGAAATGTGGGCTCCCCCAGCACGTGCTGTGCACCCGCGCGCCACTTAGGGGCCGGGCGATGCGATGGTCACACAGGTCATTTAATGGCACTTCAGTCATTTCTTGTTTGGCTCTAGGAAGTGGTCATGTTTGAGTGCAGTTACTTCCTTTATGAGGTTTagttttgctctctttctcttctgtggcCAAACAAACCTACCAGCCCCCTTCCCCTAGTCACATGTGATTTTACTCTTAGAAAATAAAGCGCTTAAAACGGTTTCCTTATTTGTCTGGGGCGCTGATGTTTCGGGGTATGTGGTGTTACTGCTGACTTCTGGaagagaacaaaatgaagaagTATCCAGCCCTGTCTCAGGTGTTCACATTTGTGCATAACTTTTATTGGAAGGGGATCACAGCTCCCTGATAGGATAGCAGGGTGCAGGAGTgggtggcagaggaggaagctggagcACGTACCTTGGGATGTCTCCCTGGGCAGCTGGTGGAGGGGTAGAGGTGGTGGGGAAGGCGGACTTGAAGTAGCAGGTGCCTGAGAAGTGTTTCCTCACTAAGCACAAAGGAAATAGGACTGAGGAGTCCATACGTTACTGACCTGCGCCAGGGAGCTGGTGGCTGCAGCCCCCTCCCTTACCGAGCAGGGCAGGTGCAGACAGCTCAGACTCTGGGGGGCCCCTGCTGCCTCGCTCACATGGTATGGGATCGCGCCCTGAGCTCAGCCCACATAGAACCTTTCCTGCCTTGTCTCCATCTCATAAAGGTGTTCGTTCCTTAAGAGCTTCAGGTATCCCGAAGCCAAACCAGTAACAGAGCAGGAGCTCAGCCTAAGCCTGCAGAGAGGAGTTGTGGGACCTCTTTGTTGGTGAGTCAGCCATGTTCACGTCTGCTAGACTTTGGTCCCAAGAGCCCAGCCCTCATAGCCAGCTTCTCTTCTAGTCCGGATCACTGAAGCGACAGTGTTGACGGCTGTCTCCTCTGGACTGGTCTTTACAGTTGTCCCATCACGTGGAGATCAGAGACCGAGGAACAGGACTTTGTATGTGCCGTGCCTTGCCTCTGCCTTCCTGGCTAGAGATGACTGATGGCACTCGACAGCTTTGGGACGGTTCTCACAGAAGGTCCGTGCAGACAGTGAGCGAACATGCCCAAGTCCTGGAGGACAGCAAGTGGGCTGTCCTGGCCCTGGGGTGAGGGATGCAGACATATACCTGGCCAGGTGCGGCCCCGGGGGCCACGCAGGCTCCTTCCCACTTTCCCACCTGCCCAGTGGCCTACGCTTACTGGGTCTTGCCGCACGGTGGCTCTGTAGTAAGTACTCTGAAAAAGGCAAACGGTATTCCCACAAGTTTGGCACATGAAGGCTGCAGAGATGTAAAGATCTCAAATTAAGGTGAATGCAGACTAACATTGAAACATGGAATGAAAGTGACTTAAAAGAGACGAAGGGAGGTGCGGGTGAGCTGGGCTTGGAGCATCTGGAGCTGGGGAGAGACTGCCTGGTGGCCTTTGTTCCCAGGCACCAGTGATGAAACAGATAATGCAGTTTACTCCCTGGAATCGTGCATGCCTGCGGGTTTGCTCACCTCCTCACACTGTTTTCATTCCGTCAGCGGGCTCGTACTGGggtctagcagttttggaggaGGCTGGTGGGTGGACTGCGAACAGACCAGTTGGAAAGCTGGACGGGGAGAAAGGGAAGTTTCCTCAGCCTCTTTCCTGGCCCTTTTGAGTTCTAGCAGCTGTCCATTGGAAGTCACCTAACTGCTGCACAGACTCAAGACCACAATTTCCCAGGAAGAACACAGCTCACAGCAAAGACATGTGTCACAAAGTGCGGAGGTGGACAATTCTAGAAAGAAACCAGGCTGTCCAAAAAATCGGGTGCCTGTGTTGCTACAAGGCAGTGCCTGCCTGCACCAATGAAGCTTGTTTGTTCGTGGCCCCTGGATGTCCTTGAGGAGGCCCTCCATGTCTCCCATGATGCGCCCCTCAGATAGGCGCAGAAAGTCTGACCTGGAAAGGCAGGACGAAGCCTTCACTGTCTGGGACGCAATGAGGAACACAAAACCCTTGGCtgttgggggcggggtgggtgtTGAACTTTGGTGAGTTATTGCTTTCTCTCAACTGGTCTTGATGCTTGGAGAGGCCAGAGGTCGGGTGGACTCACCTGTGAGAGTCcttgccctccccccactccgTGCTGACAGAAGTgacaggaagcaggaagcaggcaaAGGCAGGGCTGCGTGGGGGAGTGGCTCCCACAGGCTTTGCAGTCTGTCAGTGCGAAGTCCGTGAGAGCTGACAGTCATCCAGGCTGGTGATTTCCACGCGGCATGTGCTCGAGATGTGGGTGACGGGCCGTGTCCTGGAGAGCAGCCCTCGCTCCTGTGGGCTTGCCTCAGTGGTCTGTCAGTTTCCTATTGGTTTTCAGTTCAGAAAGTGGCCTCGTGTTCAGGTTGTGCTGGCGAGGAAGCCGAGTGTGACAGAGGGGACTTTCCTGCTGGAGCTAAACCCGGGAAGGAGTATGACTGACGTTACCGCGCCTCACCTCTCCACACCTTTGCTTGTGGTGAGCTCGGCCAGGAGAACCCATGTTGACAAACCATGGCCTTAGTACCCCTCGTTACATAGGATTTCTGGTGAAATGTTTACACTTTCCCCCAAGGAGCTTCCAGCGTCAAGTACAAAAGGATGATCTCGAAGGAAAGACTAAGCTGGTTTTAATGATATTTGGGAGCTGCTTTCCCCCAGCACATGGAACAGAAGCTCTTAcctcataaacacacacacaagaaaacccTTTAAAAACCATACACAGACTCTCTAGCAAAATCCTACTCATTTACATTTCACTCTGTCTACAATGCAGTCATGGAGCCACTCCATGACAGGTCAGTCTGTCTGCACACAGGCAGGCGGCCTCGTGGGGCATGGGCCCAGAGTGAGTGACCCCTGGCTCCGCAGTGGGGTGCTGGGCGAGCATGGTGTGACCTCCAGGGCTGCTGTGCTGGCTACTTACAGCGTCCTCCTTGGCAACCGTGTCCCTCTTCCGAAGAAGGTGGTTCTGTTTTGAGATCAGTTAGAGGAAAGGGAATAAAGTGCTTCTCgtaaaaatgaccaaaataaatacaaacatttcATGGCAGAAAAGAAAGTCTGAAGGGTTATTTTCAAAGAGTTTGCTTCCTCATACATGATCCTTAAAGTTCTGGAAAGACAGAATTTACCCACACCAGCTGACGGTCTTGGGATccacggcagcagcagcagaaccTGATTTTCCTGCCCCCCAGCCACGTGTTTGGTCCCCGGTCTGTAAACCTGTGCCCAAACAGCCCCCAAGTCCCCAGTGCCCACAGTGCCCCCTATAGGGAAGGCCGTGCCCAGAGCTACATGGACTTCATGCCATTGGCCGTGGCATTCTCAGGCAGCCCGTCCCCTGCAGTGGCCGCATCGTGGAGGCCGGAGTAGTCCTTGAGCTCGGCGTTGGTGAGCAGGAGgggctgctcccccttcttgtgggGCAGGAGCGGCTGCCGAGTGTAGTGCTCCCCATTGGAGATGTTCTCGGGCAGGTTCTGGTTCCTGCTCTCAGGCAGCAGGAGGATGCAGATGATGCAGATGAGCGTGCAGCAGGCAAAAATTATGTGGTGCAGGAAGTAGCCTTTCTGGTTGTGCAGGTCGATGATGGGCGCTGTTAGCATGCCGAAGCCCGCGCTGGCCAGCACCAGCCCCAGCCCGCCGCACCTGtggggagagcacaggcacacGTGGTTAACGGCCGTGGTCCAAGCCTGCCTTGGTGGGGGCCTGGGGCCTCCCAGAGTGGGGCCACGTGAGTGGGACCACGGGGCCAACTGGGGCCTGGCTCGCGCAGGACCTCTCCTCCCACCGCCCAAAACCCCGAGCGGATCCCACCTGTGGGATATCCCAGACCACTTCGCCTTGGCTATCTTTGTACTGCTTCTAGTTAACATCGTCTCTCGCCAGCTcaacattttttactttatttcgaAAGGCAGTGTTAAAATACTACTGTAAATGGAAAAGCACTCGCCATAAATAATATGCAATGACACAGTATTAGTAAACTGTACTATTTCCCAAAGTTTGCTCTTCATTTAGAAATAGGTCAGTGGGCGGGTGGG
This genomic interval from Neovison vison isolate M4711 chromosome 1, ASM_NN_V1, whole genome shotgun sequence contains the following:
- the PSMG4 gene encoding proteasome assembly chaperone 4 gives rise to the protein MEGPPAAAGGEVSLHNFSARLWEQLVHFHVMRLTDSLFLWVGATPHLRNLAVAMCNRYDSIPVSTSLLGDTSDTTSTGLAQRLARKTKKQVFVSYNLQNTDSNFALLVENRIKEEMEAFPEKF